In the genome of bacterium, the window ACGCGAGTGCGGAGCCAGACGAGGGTGATGCGATGCCGGACCAGCTCCCGCGCCTCCCGTAAGTCAGCGGGCGGGATCCAGACCGTGGGGAGAAGATCGCCACGGAGCAGGAGGGCCAGCCGCTGCGCATCGACGCGATCATTCTTCAGGCGGGCAGCAGCAATTGCTTTGGTCTGTTTGGGATGCGAGAGGACGGGACGATGGCCGAGCTGCTCCAGGAGATCCACGAGCCACCACCACGTGCCACAGGCTTCGATGGCGATCTGGGCGGGAGCGGGGATCTGCGCAAAGAATTGCCGCATGGTGGACGGGATGTTGTCCATGCGGTGCTGCACGACCTCGCCCCCAGCAGTAAGGACCGCGATCTGGGAGACGCGCTTGTGGAGATCAACCCCAACCGTTACCATAGGTTTTGGCCTCCTTCTTCAGAGAGTCTTGGCGGGCCCTCTGGGAGCCAGCCTACCGCAGGCTGGACTGGGAGGCCAATACTCTTATGACATCAGGGTCAGCGCGACGCTCGCGTTTTCCGTGTACAGCTCCTCGTACACCAGCGCCGTGTCCACCAACGACCGGCCGTCGCCACCGACTGATTCCGGGATGCACAGGCGCAGGTAGCCGTCCGCGATCATCCGTTCGTACGC includes:
- a CDS encoding acyl-CoA dehydrogenase family protein — translated: MIADGYLRLCIPESVGGDGRSLVDTALVYEELYTENASVALTLMS